The following are encoded together in the Halopseudomonas salegens genome:
- a CDS encoding methyl-accepting chemotaxis protein: MLNLLSIKNRLIVVIVTPLAAMLCLSLYGLLVFKNINAGVTGIYSDRVVPLQDLKDISDNYAVLVIDAVNKANAGMVSGREAAEQITQARQLIDSRWQEYLATELTATERTLVDQTQALFRPANREIETALSQLSRYPGSAEQELHSSIEPLYLAIDPVTDKISELVALQIDEAGVARDQVARLYAQSNRIYIGTTALMLLLLVGYGLLMYRSIKTPLEALRKSMDELAHHSDLSVRVPVIGKDEIADVALSVNDVVARIDKVFSRLTAASQETASAAEEMSSVSVQTKRNIEAQTEQTNQVAVAMNEMAAAAADVSRSATETQSAVTNAQTLSHTGRKFGEDGSRGLAELSEEIGRIADSIANLAQRSSDIRQVVEVITSIADQTNLLALNAAIEAARAGEQGRGFAVVADEVRSLAKRTQDSTEEITTVISALQRESQEATAAMQSGREKVEDTRALGEKVAEQLRDISAALDQVTEMGTQIASAAEQQSVVADQVSGNVSSIMGIAQENHAGSQHVAEGSAELARLAAQLQDMAAEFRSS; the protein is encoded by the coding sequence GTGCTTAATTTGTTGTCGATCAAAAATCGTCTGATTGTCGTTATCGTTACTCCCCTGGCCGCAATGCTGTGCCTTTCCCTCTACGGCTTGCTGGTTTTCAAGAATATCAACGCCGGCGTCACCGGTATCTATAGCGACCGCGTCGTTCCTCTGCAGGATCTGAAAGACATTTCGGACAATTACGCAGTATTGGTCATTGATGCGGTGAACAAGGCCAATGCCGGCATGGTAAGTGGCCGCGAGGCTGCCGAGCAGATCACTCAGGCCCGGCAATTGATTGATAGCCGCTGGCAGGAATACCTGGCTACCGAATTAACGGCCACAGAGCGCACCCTTGTCGATCAGACCCAGGCGCTGTTTCGCCCGGCCAATCGCGAAATCGAAACAGCCCTGTCGCAGCTGTCGCGCTACCCTGGCAGCGCTGAACAAGAATTGCACAGCAGCATCGAACCGCTGTACCTGGCCATAGATCCGGTAACGGACAAGATCTCCGAACTGGTCGCCCTGCAGATCGACGAAGCCGGCGTAGCCAGGGACCAGGTGGCCCGACTGTATGCCCAATCCAACCGCATCTATATCGGTACCACTGCCTTGATGTTGCTGCTCCTGGTTGGGTATGGCTTGCTGATGTACCGCTCGATCAAAACGCCGCTGGAAGCGTTACGGAAGTCCATGGATGAGCTTGCCCATCACTCTGACCTGTCGGTAAGGGTGCCGGTCATTGGTAAAGACGAGATTGCGGATGTTGCGCTCAGCGTTAACGATGTTGTCGCCCGGATCGACAAGGTGTTTTCACGCTTGACCGCCGCCTCTCAAGAAACCGCCTCAGCGGCAGAGGAAATGTCCTCTGTGAGCGTACAGACAAAGAGGAACATTGAAGCCCAGACCGAGCAGACCAACCAGGTAGCTGTCGCCATGAACGAGATGGCCGCTGCGGCTGCCGACGTATCGCGCAGCGCCACCGAAACCCAGTCAGCGGTGACCAATGCCCAAACGCTCAGCCACACGGGGCGGAAATTCGGCGAGGACGGCAGCCGGGGTCTGGCCGAGCTGTCTGAGGAGATTGGTCGTATCGCTGACAGCATTGCCAATCTGGCGCAACGCAGTTCAGACATCCGCCAGGTAGTAGAGGTCATTACCTCGATTGCCGACCAGACCAATCTGTTGGCTCTCAATGCGGCGATTGAAGCAGCCAGAGCCGGTGAGCAAGGCCGAGGGTTTGCGGTAGTGGCTGACGAGGTCCGGTCTTTGGCCAAGCGAACCCAGGATTCCACTGAAGAAATCACCACAGTCATCAGTGCGCTGCAGCGGGAAAGCCAGGAGGCAACGGCTGCCATGCAGTCCGGACGAGAAAAGGTCGAGGACACACGGGCTCTTGGGGAAAAAGTCGCGGAGCAACTCAGAGACATTTCGGCCGCTCTGGATCAGGTAACCGAGATGGGTACCCAGATTGCCAGCGCTGCTGAACAGCAATCCGTTGTTGCTGATCAGGTCAGCGGTAATGTGTCGTCGATTATGGGAATAGCACAAGAGAACCACGCGGGCTCTCAGCATGTCGCCGAAGGCAGCGCCGAGTTGGCCCGTCTGGCGGCACAGTTGCAGGACATGGCGGCAGAGTTTCGCAGCAGTTGA
- a CDS encoding zinc-binding metallopeptidase family protein produces MLAFSNPVGAGTLWFHNLTTAEGTPVAYDPQARTFLPMPPFCANREIIGCNWIAPEEGAFCRACAMTALAPDPTLPNAMENWAVTEAAKRWVLDNFGRWHWFRPEDSGMRPIFHMLADGHTLAAMGHGDGVVTISVSEADPVVRVTRREALYEPYRTMIGHMRHEIAHMLWWRLSLREDFLLAFRDMFGDERTDYTAALQKHFDQGPPQDWELFYLTSYASSHPHEDWAETAAHLLHLTDITDSFVATGLTSPELPRHNWDPYSEPDCALLINVATALAARVNHINRSMGLSDLYPFALSETAHRKLAFVHGWLRRGALGF; encoded by the coding sequence ATGTTGGCATTTTCCAATCCGGTGGGTGCCGGAACTCTCTGGTTCCATAATCTGACCACCGCCGAGGGTACCCCGGTAGCCTACGATCCCCAGGCTCGAACCTTCTTGCCCATGCCGCCATTCTGCGCCAATCGCGAGATCATTGGCTGTAACTGGATTGCCCCGGAGGAAGGAGCCTTTTGCCGTGCCTGTGCCATGACGGCACTGGCGCCGGACCCGACGCTTCCCAACGCCATGGAGAACTGGGCCGTGACCGAGGCCGCCAAGCGCTGGGTGCTGGATAATTTCGGTCGCTGGCACTGGTTCCGGCCGGAAGATTCTGGCATGCGGCCCATCTTCCATATGCTTGCCGATGGGCACACGCTGGCCGCCATGGGGCATGGCGATGGCGTGGTAACCATCAGCGTCTCCGAGGCTGACCCGGTGGTGCGGGTTACGCGCAGAGAAGCCCTGTACGAGCCTTACCGGACCATGATCGGGCATATGCGTCATGAGATTGCGCATATGCTGTGGTGGCGGCTGAGCTTGCGGGAGGACTTTCTGCTCGCCTTCCGGGACATGTTTGGTGATGAACGCACCGACTACACGGCTGCGCTGCAAAAACATTTCGATCAGGGCCCACCGCAAGACTGGGAGCTGTTTTACCTGACCTCATACGCCTCATCGCACCCCCATGAAGACTGGGCCGAAACCGCCGCGCATCTGTTGCATCTGACGGATATAACCGACAGTTTCGTGGCCACCGGGCTGACCTCCCCAGAGCTGCCCCGGCACAACTGGGACCCTTACTCAGAGCCTGATTGCGCCTTGCTGATCAATGTTGCGACTGCACTGGCTGCGCGGGTCAATCACATCAACCGATCAATGGGCCTGTCCGACCTTTATCCCTTTGCGCTGTCGGAAACCGCCCATCGCAAGCTGGCCTTTGTACATGGTTGGCTGCGCCGCGGGGCCCTGGGGTTCTGA
- a CDS encoding sensor histidine kinase, whose product MGYLAASFDASFGQLRSALQRERLFTSDVSHELRTPLMIITSSSELLEASTLAARERRQVTRIKRAAEEMRGLVETFLLLARSTSRSERLTGSASLLQRAQWQFEQWQAAFDDKGLDFQLLLEDDDEGEYHPGLLSTIVSNLLRNALHYTNEGEVRLVLTTHGFRVEDSGQGVPGAQQSDIFQPFFRGSEARGEGFGLGLSLVKRICELQGWDVQMYSLTPEGSCFEVRLK is encoded by the coding sequence GTGGGTTATCTGGCCGCTTCTTTCGACGCCTCATTTGGCCAATTGCGCAGTGCATTGCAGCGTGAGCGTCTGTTTACCAGCGACGTCAGCCATGAATTGCGTACCCCCTTGATGATTATTACCTCTTCGTCCGAGTTGCTGGAGGCGTCAACATTGGCGGCCCGTGAGCGTCGTCAGGTGACCCGGATAAAGCGGGCGGCCGAAGAGATGCGTGGATTAGTCGAAACCTTTCTGTTACTGGCCCGGTCGACCTCGCGCTCTGAGCGTCTTACAGGCAGCGCAAGCCTGTTACAGAGAGCTCAATGGCAATTTGAACAGTGGCAAGCCGCCTTTGATGACAAGGGACTCGACTTTCAGTTGCTGCTCGAGGATGACGATGAAGGCGAGTATCACCCCGGTCTGCTCAGTACGATCGTATCCAATTTGTTGCGCAATGCGTTGCACTACACGAACGAGGGAGAGGTACGGCTTGTGCTGACAACTCACGGGTTCCGGGTTGAAGACTCCGGGCAGGGTGTGCCCGGCGCACAGCAATCAGATATTTTTCAGCCTTTTTTCCGCGGCAGCGAGGCACGGGGTGAAGGTTTTGGGTTGGGCCTGTCTTTGGTCAAGCGCATTTGTGAGTTGCAGGGTTGGGACGTGCAGATGTATTCGCTGACCCCCGAAGGAAGTTGTTTCGAAGTGCGACTAAAATAG
- a CDS encoding response regulator transcription factor produces MRILVIEDNKDILANVLDYLELKGFSVDCAQDGVTGLHRAVSAHYDLIVLDIMLPGMDGYQVCKRLREDAGFATPIIMLTARDALDDRLQGLHSGADDYLVKPFALSELVARIYAILRRSQGSSAQQLSVADLSYDLDTLQVRRAGQLLKLNRTGLKLLELLMRRSPAVLRREVLEEGLWGEELPQSDSLRSQIHQLRQVIDKPFAAPLIHTVHGVGYCLAERAE; encoded by the coding sequence ATGCGCATTCTGGTCATTGAAGACAATAAAGATATCCTGGCGAATGTGCTGGATTACCTTGAGCTCAAAGGCTTCTCGGTGGATTGCGCCCAGGACGGTGTGACGGGGTTGCACCGGGCGGTGAGTGCACACTATGACCTGATTGTATTGGATATCATGCTGCCCGGTATGGATGGCTACCAGGTCTGTAAGCGATTGCGTGAAGATGCCGGGTTTGCTACACCGATCATAATGCTGACAGCGCGTGATGCGCTGGATGACCGTCTGCAGGGGCTGCACTCTGGGGCCGATGATTACCTTGTCAAACCCTTTGCATTATCCGAACTGGTTGCACGCATCTATGCGATCTTGCGTCGCAGCCAAGGTAGCTCTGCACAGCAGTTGAGCGTGGCAGACCTGAGCTACGACCTGGATACACTGCAGGTCAGGCGAGCGGGGCAGCTTTTAAAGCTGAATCGCACCGGTCTCAAGCTGCTCGAACTGCTCATGCGGCGAAGCCCTGCGGTATTACGTCGAGAGGTGCTGGAGGAGGGGCTGTGGGGCGAGGAACTGCCACAAAGCGATAGCCTGCGTAGCCAGATCCACCAATTACGCCAAGTGATTGACAAGCCTTTTGCGGCACCTTTGATCCATACCGTGCATGGTGTTGGATACTGTCTTGCCGAGCGAGCGGAATGA
- a CDS encoding YihY/virulence factor BrkB family protein, which produces MIKNTARNFIDDDMSTYAAALSYRALFALFPFLLFLIAMLSFLNLGDVFDRMREQTLLVLPPTTHDLIDTVISDLQDSNNSIFSVAILIAIGVASKGIRSLMNAMNKAYNITESRPAWKLLLLSVVYTIGVAVMLLFATALMVVGPQTIEWLGAWVGVGELAVTLWALLRWPLAVVLLMLVVAILYYLMPNAEQKFRFITPGSVVAVIIWIAASVGLSIYVSNFGNYDVMYGGIGAIIVLMFFFYISSAVLLLGAELNATIEHASVQGKDQGDRLIEP; this is translated from the coding sequence CTGATCAAGAATACGGCCAGAAATTTCATCGATGATGACATGTCTACCTACGCGGCAGCCTTGTCATACCGGGCCCTGTTCGCGCTGTTCCCGTTTCTGCTTTTTCTCATCGCAATGCTGAGCTTCCTCAATCTGGGCGACGTTTTCGACCGGATGCGGGAGCAGACGCTGCTGGTGCTGCCGCCCACCACGCATGACCTGATTGATACTGTCATCAGCGACCTGCAGGACAGCAACAACAGCATTTTTTCGGTGGCCATACTGATCGCCATCGGGGTTGCATCCAAGGGCATTCGCTCGCTGATGAACGCGATGAACAAGGCATACAACATCACCGAATCCAGGCCGGCCTGGAAGCTGTTGTTGTTGTCCGTGGTGTATACCATCGGGGTTGCCGTGATGCTGTTGTTCGCTACCGCCCTGATGGTTGTTGGGCCGCAGACGATCGAGTGGCTGGGTGCCTGGGTGGGGGTCGGCGAACTGGCGGTTACACTCTGGGCTTTGCTGCGTTGGCCGTTGGCAGTCGTTTTGCTGATGCTGGTGGTCGCCATTCTTTATTACCTGATGCCGAATGCAGAGCAGAAATTCCGCTTTATCACTCCGGGTTCAGTGGTTGCAGTCATTATCTGGATAGCCGCATCCGTAGGGCTCAGCATCTATGTGAGCAATTTCGGCAATTACGATGTGATGTATGGCGGTATTGGCGCCATCATTGTGCTGATGTTCTTCTTCTACATTTCGTCGGCCGTTCTGCTGCTGGGGGCGGAGTTGAATGCCACCATCGAACATGCTTCGGTTCAGGGCAAGGACCAGGGCGACAGGCTGATTGAGCCATGA
- a CDS encoding exopolysaccharide biosynthesis protein has product MKQPLQNLEQLLDHIGELARDNDRVSIAMVVESIGSRSFGPMLMLIGMILFSPLSGVPGMSIFMATVVLLVAVQMLIGRKHFWLPQYILTRSVNNAKLQKALDWLSKPARVIDRVLKPRLTFLVRRTGSYGVAALCVVVGLVMPFMELVPFSSSAAGLSFLALGLALVVRDGLLVLFALAVLGTALALVGTNLLG; this is encoded by the coding sequence ATGAAGCAGCCGTTGCAAAACCTCGAGCAACTGCTTGATCACATCGGTGAGCTGGCGCGTGACAACGATCGGGTATCGATTGCGATGGTCGTAGAGTCGATCGGCAGCCGGTCCTTTGGACCGATGCTGATGCTCATTGGCATGATACTTTTTTCGCCACTGAGCGGCGTGCCGGGCATGTCGATTTTCATGGCAACGGTCGTCTTGCTGGTAGCGGTACAAATGTTGATTGGAAGAAAGCATTTCTGGTTGCCGCAATACATCCTGACTCGCTCGGTCAACAACGCCAAATTACAGAAGGCGCTGGACTGGCTCAGCAAGCCGGCCCGGGTCATAGACCGGGTGCTGAAACCCCGGCTGACATTTCTGGTGCGAAGAACAGGCAGCTACGGAGTAGCCGCGCTTTGCGTCGTGGTGGGGCTGGTCATGCCATTCATGGAACTGGTGCCATTTTCCTCATCGGCCGCCGGACTGTCCTTCCTGGCACTCGGGCTTGCGCTGGTCGTGCGTGACGGGCTGCTGGTACTGTTTGCGCTTGCAGTGCTCGGTACCGCTCTGGCGTTGGTAGGTACTAACCTGCTTGGATAA
- a CDS encoding DUF5675 family protein has protein sequence MGCRIKLVRTTETAESFISDLYLNGIKIGYALELPWKDNQEFISCIPAGQYTAFIRKAETSKWSHDTIQLHHVPERSAIQIHRGNFPDDTDGCILPGTSKGQNSVGSSRIALDKIMAAAVDAGIIFVEISEQSK, from the coding sequence ATGGGATGTAGAATCAAGCTCGTCAGAACGACGGAAACAGCAGAATCATTTATCAGCGATCTGTATCTCAACGGCATTAAAATCGGATATGCGTTAGAGCTACCCTGGAAAGATAATCAGGAATTTATTAGCTGCATACCTGCAGGCCAATATACGGCCTTTATCCGCAAAGCAGAAACCTCGAAGTGGTCTCACGACACCATTCAACTTCATCATGTTCCTGAGCGCTCAGCCATTCAAATACACCGTGGCAATTTTCCTGACGACACAGATGGCTGCATACTGCCAGGCACGTCTAAAGGTCAAAATTCTGTAGGGAGCAGTAGAATCGCTTTGGACAAAATCATGGCCGCAGCCGTCGATGCTGGCATCATCTTCGTTGAAATTAGCGAGCAATCCAAATGA
- a CDS encoding ATP-grasp domain-containing protein codes for MSITSETELSQEVLAWRDESMDSVKGTETPKDPNKGYIALLGWSVNAIKAAQKFDRRYIVVAPDWAADFCTANNIPFIQWDFIRLNDRSLEIAEKLLAEGVDVAIPLFEETVEWSGAINSVLLKNPRMYGQSILFRDKALMKRRAQLGGIRVGIFEEAHEKEDIVRFMKRVNQTLLKLDGDPDDPIHVKAFDKAGCLGHRMIRKIEEIDSIPAEEYPLLMESHLDGWEFAVEAWIHDGKIKFLNISEYVTLGYSVFVPATAELESWRPAITKQIELLIKTFDIQFGLIHPEYFVTADGEMYFGEVAYRPPGFKAFELIERAYGFNAYQASMLVFDPKSTKEEVDAFFPREVEDAKGYAGCFGVYPRRRVVSKLEMPPETIEHPYFESHELVAPAEETVPDRSAFGTHWGLIFFFGDDPIKMRDLLKAQEDLDFYV; via the coding sequence ATGTCGATTACAAGTGAAACTGAATTATCTCAAGAAGTACTGGCCTGGCGTGACGAATCCATGGATTCGGTGAAAGGCACCGAAACCCCCAAGGATCCGAACAAGGGCTATATCGCACTGCTTGGCTGGAGTGTGAATGCCATCAAGGCAGCGCAAAAATTCGATCGCCGTTATATCGTCGTCGCGCCGGATTGGGCTGCGGATTTCTGTACGGCTAACAACATTCCTTTCATCCAGTGGGATTTTATTCGTTTGAATGATCGCTCGCTGGAGATCGCCGAAAAGCTGCTGGCTGAAGGCGTCGATGTCGCCATCCCGCTGTTTGAAGAGACCGTTGAGTGGTCCGGTGCCATCAACTCCGTTTTGCTGAAGAATCCGCGGATGTACGGGCAGTCCATCCTGTTCCGTGACAAGGCGCTGATGAAGCGTCGCGCCCAGCTTGGCGGTATTCGTGTCGGGATTTTCGAAGAAGCCCACGAGAAAGAAGACATCGTCCGCTTTATGAAGCGCGTCAACCAGACCCTGCTCAAGCTGGATGGCGACCCGGATGACCCGATTCACGTCAAAGCCTTCGACAAGGCCGGCTGCCTGGGCCACCGGATGATCCGCAAGATCGAAGAGATCGACAGCATCCCGGCCGAGGAATATCCCCTGCTGATGGAAAGTCACCTGGATGGTTGGGAATTCGCCGTCGAGGCCTGGATTCACGATGGCAAGATCAAGTTCCTCAACATTTCTGAATACGTGACCCTGGGGTACTCGGTATTCGTCCCCGCTACGGCAGAGCTGGAGAGCTGGCGGCCGGCAATCACCAAACAGATCGAGTTGCTGATCAAGACCTTCGACATCCAGTTTGGCCTGATTCACCCCGAGTACTTCGTCACCGCTGACGGTGAAATGTACTTTGGTGAAGTGGCCTATCGTCCGCCGGGGTTCAAGGCGTTTGAGTTGATCGAGCGCGCTTACGGATTCAATGCCTACCAGGCATCCATGCTGGTATTCGACCCGAAAAGCACGAAAGAAGAAGTCGACGCCTTCTTCCCCCGCGAAGTGGAAGATGCCAAGGGCTATGCGGGTTGTTTCGGCGTCTATCCACGCCGCCGTGTGGTCAGCAAACTGGAAATGCCGCCGGAAACGATCGAACATCCCTACTTTGAATCGCACGAACTGGTCGCGCCGGCAGAAGAGACCGTTCCAGACCGGTCAGCCTTTGGCACCCACTGGGGTCTGATCTTCTTCTTCGGCGATGATCCGATCAAGATGCGGGATCTGTTGAAAGCTCAGGAAGATCTGGACTTTTACGTCTAG